From Salvia splendens isolate huo1 chromosome 3, SspV2, whole genome shotgun sequence, a single genomic window includes:
- the LOC121795168 gene encoding transcription initiation factor IIB-2-like gives MMSDSYCPDCKRNTEVVCDHAAGDTVCSECGLVLEARSIDETSEWRTFADDSGDHDPNRVGGPVNPLLGDGALTTVISRAANGSNADSSLARLQNRGGDPDRAIVLAFKAISNMADRLSLVTTIKDRASEIYKRLEDQKCTRGRNLEALVAACIYIACRQEGKPRTVKEICSIVAGATKKEIGRAKEFIVKQLKVEMGESMEMGTIHAGDYLRRFCSNLGMSNEEVKAVQETVQKAGDFDIRRSPISIAAAIIFMVTQLSESKKPLRDISIATTVAEGTIKNAYRDLYPHAARIIPEWYAKERDLKNLSSPKA, from the exons ATGATGTCGGACTCGTACTGTCCAGACTGCAAGCGCAACACGGAGGTGGTATGCGATCACGCGGCGGGCGACACCGTGTGCTCGGAGTGCGGGCTGGTGCTGGAGGCCCGCTCCATCGACGAGACCTCCGAGTGGAGAACCTTCGCCGACGATTCCGGCGATCACGACCCCAATCGTGTGGGTGGGCCCGTTAACCCCCTTTTAGGAGACGGGGCGCTCACCACCGTCATCTCCCGGGCCGCCAACGGCTCCAATGCCGATTCCTCCTTGGCCCGCTTGCAGAACCGTGGAGGCGACCCGGACCGGGCCATCGTCTTGGCTTTTAAGGCTATTTCGAACATGGCCGATAG GTTGAGCCTTGTAACTACCATTAAG GATCGAGCGAGTGAAATATATAAGAGGTTAGAAGATCAGAAGTGTACGAGGGGAAGAAACTTGGAGGCTCTTGTGGCTGCCTGCATTTATATTGCTTGCCGTCAGGAAGGCAAGCCACGAACTGTGAAAG AAATATGCTCCATTGTTGCTGGAGCCACAAAAAAGGAAATCGGTCGAGCTAAAGAATTTATCGTCAAACAGTTAAAGGTTGAGATGGGTGAATCAATGGAGATGGGTACCATTCATGCAGGAGACTATTTG AGACGTTTCTGCTCCAATCTTGGTATGAGCAACGAAGAGGTCAAAGCTGTCCAAGAAACTGTCCAAAAGGCAGGGGACTTTGACATTAG GAGGAGCCCCATATCAATTGCAGCAGCAATAATTTTTATGGTAACACAGCTATCGGAATCAAAGAAACCCCTGCGAG ACATCTCGATTGCAACCACGGTGGCAGAAGGGACGATCAAGAATGCTTACAGAGATCTGTACCCGCATGCTGCTAGGATCATACCGGAATGGTACGCCAAGGAACGGGACTTGAAGAATCTCAGCAGTCCCAAAGCGTAA